The Styela clava chromosome 3, kaStyClav1.hap1.2, whole genome shotgun sequence genome includes the window GTACCACTTCCCCTTTTTTATCACAACACAATCAAACAAAACAGGTGTCATGTTTGAACAAATCGTCAACAATGAACAATATAAGTCTCCTTCAAATTTCTAAGGCGGAATCAAAGCAAGGTTAATCAACGTAAGTCATTTCATTATCTACATGACCATATTATCTTATCGTACTGATAATATTTTGGTCTTttgaaatacattgttattGCGTTTAAAACatgaatagaatattttatctCCAACTATAAAAGAATAGAATAGTGTAATAGTGGAAACTACAATACTTGCTCTTCCAATTTTATCAAAACTTACCAATAACTTGGATTTCAGAACACTTATTGCATCATCATTATTTTTGAAACACAAAGCAGCAAAGGAGAGCACAGATAAACCACATACAAAGGATCCAAAAACTTGAGTCGTTCCCACATGTCCTTCTCGAATTGCAATACTGGGATTCTAAAAAATGTTCATTGATTCAATTAATTTCAGAATAGATCGATTATGGAATAAAACAAGTATTTGCTAAAATAGAGTAGTAGACTCATCTGAAATAAGTGAACAgataaaaaaagaatattgCTATGAATTATGATTGATTTACCACAATTGAGAGGAACATTTTTGGGAATCCAAAGACCCAGGTACCAAGTATAAATGTGAGTAATCCATCAATTGATAAGTGAAGACTTGTAGGATCTCCCACAGTGAGGCTGCCTTCTCTGGTTGACAACTTGGATAATTGAAACAGATCACCAATGATCAGAAGTGACACAGTTACCAAATCACATTTCAAAGcaaactgtaaaataaaacaccTTGTTGAGAATTGTTGcatcaatgaaaaaataatgccTGTGTGAAAGATTACAGGATCTTCAAATCAGAGCAAAAAGATCTGGGCACTCAAAGATGAATTTGCTGTCACTATAAAAAAAATCCTGTATGCATAGGTAAACATTTATTGTGTAACAAGTCTATTCAAAATGTGGTCACACAACAAACACACATAAAAAAAACGTTGTCCTTCGCAACCAAAGATATAATGAGTATAATTAGCCATTATGATTCAGCCAAAACTGAAAATTGAAATCATAGAATACGAGGCTATAGCAGCTGTAcctagataaaaacaaatagcaTTCCccatataatttataataaagtaTTAGCACTTACTTTTGATACATTTTTGGTGTAGTAGAGTCCATACAGAGTGCACATCAACAATGCGGCCCGAGACTGAATAATAAGTATAGGTGATGGCAATGATTACACAAAAAGTACAATGTATTTTAAacgttatatatattattactaattttagaatttatcaatttcattactttttgtatttgatttattattatttgtatttaattgtgtttgttatattataattaaaaaaataatttctgtaTATTATTGtacaagaaatatttatttcaccaATGATTATTCAAATGATATTATTCTTGAACTATGGTATATTGTCTATTAAAATCATTCATCCTACAGCTGCATGAGAGAAGACACCAGTTGCTAATAAAAACCACATGGGAATCATACCATAATTCAAATTACGGCCTTATAAGGTGTGcactaaattttgaatatacagaggtcaataaatattttttcctcaAATGGACATTTTTAAGAAGCAAAAGACTATTAGAAATTTGCCCATAATgagaatttattaataaatatagatgaACTTTATTTACACATGAAATATCATTAATGGTCAAAAAATGACAATTGACAAATACAGAACAGATGTCAAACCAATGCCATGATACTGACCAGAAAACATGACACAGTCATTTCTTTTGCTCAGAACAAAAAACTATTCCAGATTAGGCGAGTAAAATGTTAAAACAAAACTCACCAAGATATTCGTTGTTGATATGGCAATTGCTACAGTTGGGTCACGAGATCTCCTGGTCAAAAATAAGGCTGCAGTTTGAGAAACTTTTGCAAGAAGCATGATTCGTAACAGGAATATGCTGAGGCTATCGACATCATAATTaacctaaaaaaaaatattgtatataaaatgatttttccaAGCAGATCTATTCAATCTGTCAGTCTAGAATCAAAATGAAACCAAATATACTGTAAATTAGTGGAATATGATGAGCATGTCACGACTAAATAGTCAATCATACAAATGAGGAAAGtctgaaaaatttgtaaaattgatTGCATAATATAACTCTATATTCCACTTTCGTAGACTTGGAGGGGCttatgtagtttcgtacctaacatacttctagtgggcgtagcatgaaaattttttcgcgtatcaatcctaacccccactcgactacaccatccaaaaattacgtgattacgacgtcacagtgacgtaatagagcccttcaaactatacgaactgccatccaaggcgcgcaaacgagcacccgaaatcgaacagttatttctctcgttttctcgtcgcaacgattccgatgggagagagatcgataacgtcagtcagttccttatcgtcggcgccaatgccatttcggtcgatcgtgcttatatttggcaagctctataacgtgattgtgatgtcgtagtgttTTGATTTTTGGAtagcgtagtcagatgggggttaggattgacatatcaaatttgttatgctacgcccactagaagtacgctaggtacgaaactacacgagacccgacTTTGGGATCTTGACCTGAGCTATTTAGCACAGTACTGATTACTGCTTGTCTGAGGCCTTGTTCATTGCATGTTGAAAACTTTATAAGAGAAGTTTTCTATACTTACATAAAAAGATATTGTGGTGCCAGCAAAGGGGATCATGAGCAAGGACAAAACACCCAAGACAGTTTCCATGATAATCCAGTATTGACGATTACGAAGCACTTGTAGGTACAATGTCAAACCAAATCCAATAGCGATAAAGGCAAGAAATTTATACAAATCTCCCACTGCTTCAGTATCTTTTGCAGAAGTTGATCCTGTTTTGCCAGCCATTATGAATTTTATAACTTCTCTCAGAAAACAactaatatacaaatacaatctgtcatcaatttgaaaaacatgttTTTACATTTCTATCATTTACATACACAAAATACTATTATTTCTAGATCATTTCGAATCCAGAGAATATAGACTGGctatatatatctaaaaattcattaaaatactATTTCAATTGCACCAATCTCAGAATTCTGTTATTTCAAAACCGCTTGCTAAATTTCTGCCTGTTTTTACAATTCAGCAATTTGTTACAAAAGCAGCAGGTGGCAACGTGGAGGCAAGGTTCACGTGTGACTAATACATAATTAAAAATCATCGGTCATTGCCGAAGTCAATGAACATAGTACCGCACAGCAGTAACAATTGATCTGTTCCAATGCTTACTGGTTGTAATTAGATCGTATATTTCGAGCGCTTTgcgacaaatatttttatgtacaGATTACGACAACGCCAACTTTTTTGCCTAAAACACTTGGGCATAACAACTGTTGTTTGTACGTATCGTAATGCACCTGCACCTGTTCGTAGCAACTGCTATCTACGTAAAAGCAGAATAGCATAAGTTATATTCACGCGGCTTGCGCATTCTTTCTATTTTTAGCAAACCCGGCGAAATTGCTGTTCAACCAATCGTATGACAGGCACGTTACAGTGTCAGCATTTTGGATACGCGAACACGCCCTATGAGccgttaaaaatacaaaatttttgttCCATCAGAAGAAAAATATTCGTATAATAAATATCGAATAACGGATACAATTTTCGTCGTAAACATCTCTCTGCGCCGGCAAAGATGCCGCAATTACCAACGCGTTTAGGCGGGTGAATgcctttttcatattttctctaCTATACGATGTCGATCGTTACTATTGTCAAATGTTTATAAACCGGCGACACGACTAAACTTGTTTCTCCTAAGTGCATACGGGTTTGTCGATGCGAATATGTATGTTCCCACCGTAACTAAAAACGAAAAGTCTGTTACCAAAAGTTTACAATTTTACCGACACAAACATCTCGAAGTTGAAACGCTTTGTCTTGTGGTCAACCAATTGGTATTTCAAAGATTTCCTACATCAAATCTTATCTGGTAGAACCCGTTGAAAATTACAGCACAGCTGTATCGTTATTTGACAACCATTATACAATACGCGAATTTTTGACAGCGGTATCGTATTTGTCTTTCAAACCAATTATCATGTCTCatcaaaattcaaaactttGTTCTTATTTTCTGGCAGACAAAATAGACATTCACAATGTCCACAGAAAACCTTGTTCAGCGCAGTATTAACATCTCAAGTGGCCTAAGCACATAAGTTTTGTTAACTATTAACTTGATCATGTCCTACGATGCTCCACTATTGCCCCTAACTTTGTGTtaacacaaataaaatacaattttcacaTTACATTTCATGTAATATTTTCTTAAGACGGATCTTCCAGAAATAAATCATAAAAGAAGTCAAGTTTGAAAGAGAATAAGAATATCTAGTCATATTATGTCAAAATCATATGTGGTAAACAGATATGTACCATAATGACAGGGCAAAATTGAGACTAACAAGAAAAAGATAAGAATAGAAAGTTAGCTGCCACCATTGTCTGAAAAATGGAACatttacaaaattcaaaacacAGCAGGAGTTATTGAATTCAGCAATCATGCAAATAACAACAAATTTAGACAAAAGCAGAAACCTCGACTCAGATTTTGAAATAGAACATATCTACTTTATAACGAAGGTGTCTACTCTAAACCAGTTCCAAACAATGCCCAAATATTCATCCCCCAAATGAAGTTTTGTCAGTCGTTTCAAGATCAGAGGACCAGGATCCAGCAAACAGCTAGACAATCCTAATAAGCTCATGTATGAGGATATAGAGACCAAtgaaattccaatttttctctTCAGAGAAACCTTTCATGTAAATAAACAGGACTTCAAAACATAAGAGAAAGTTGGATGGATACCATGAAATGGCTTGGAATGAAAttcctataaaaaaaaatttgatagtctATACAGAATGAAAAATGTCTATCCCCGTTGCTATAGTGAACTATTATTGCTATTAGCAGTCACAATCTTTTTAAAAAAGAACTGTACAAGTGGTACAAGTGGTACAAATGGCGACTTGCATTTTCAGTCAACAATAAACAGTAGGAATGGATGTACTTTTTCTAGAGTTGAACTTATGGAAACTGCATGTATGATAACATCATGAATTATATCAAGATCTTCGTCGAGATGTGCTTCTGCTTCTTGAATAACTTCTTGATCTGCTGCGTGACCTGACAATCAAAGTAAGAGATCTAAGTATTCTTCATTCAAACAAGGGCATGAAATGGTTGTAAAAATTACATTtaacacaaaaacaaaatcgaacaattatttttttcaaccattttACTAACCTGCTGGAGTATTCACTATCAGTTGAATAATCTCTGCTGCGTCTCCTGAATAAAAAAACAACATAATCATTACCACTATTCTCCATTTTACTAACACAAATGAAAGTTGGCATACATTGTAACTTTGCCATTACACGAAACAGcctaaatatttcaaattgggaTAGATTAAAAATAGTACGAATATATAACAATAACATACAGCCATTTAATTCTTGAACAATTACATTATGAGTTAGCAACAAGTAGTAAAACTGAATTGATGTAAAGGCACATGTCCACAATACCTTGCACTTGAACGTCTTCCGTGAGAACGTGATCTACTGCGACTTCTTGATGAATAAGAATCATAACTGAAAATCAATGGAATCGGAGATAATATAATTAGTAACAGGGTttttaattatttgaataagGACTGCGTAGCAGAAGAACAAATTACAATTTCCCTTCTCTCAGTTGAAAATAAGAAACTTTgacttattttgaaaattcatgcTTTTGGCCTCCAGAAATATTCCAGCAGCAAGTTTAAAATGCGACTCGGCTCTATGTCAGACTAACTGAATAGAAcctattaaatataaaattgtccATTAGTCTGATGAAAAGTTTAGAAATGAAGTAAAATGTACCTGGATGAACGTGAACGAGATCTGTGTCTGCATTTGTGTGATGAACGGGATCGATCAGAACTGCAACGAAGAAAACTTATCATTGTACTATTGGGTCATAACCAGGGTTGAGAAATCAGAGTCAGATGTggtatattattattgatatgtAGTCAGAACCGAAATGGTATTTTTCAAACGTTATGGAGTCAGGAGACAGAGTCGAAtcagaaatttcaaatttgttgaagGATGATTAAAGATGTAATGGCGGTCAAAAttttagttaaaataaaaaaaagcattaAGTTGACTTAAGCAGTCATTCTACATACATATGTCAGGCGTGCATACCCAGTTTCGCATACATAGTCAGCATACGAAGTTTTTTGAAGTTAGGAGCAAGAGCCTGTGTTTAAATGTTTTGAACCAGGAGTAGTTTGGAGTCTCCACAGCACTGGTCTTAACTATTACTGAACAGAGTTGAACAAATCGGGCCAGTTTTAAAATGAACACATTGGCCTATATTCCATCAATTATAATTCCAATATACaacaatgaattttaaaacataCCTGCTGTAGTAACTATCATAGGATGAACTTCGACTTCTTCGTGAACCAGAATGCTTTGACCTTGATCTGCGTTTTGAGTGAAAAAATTTAACCTTGAATTACGTTTCATATTAAAACGACTGTAATATTGAATCACAATTGACACTAACATATGTAAGACAATGGATAATACAAGATTCAACCCAAAAGTACTAaacttgaaaaatttaaaaaaaatgagggagacaaatatttttgaaccaTTACCTCCTCCCAACTTTTTATAGAAACACTTTGGTGAATATTGGTTCAAACTTTgatcattttttattcaaaaaattcaatatttgccCTTTTGTCTTAGAACTCTTGAGTAACCATGTGCAGAAAATAGtaatatacaaaaacaaaaaaaaagtaaacaCATACATGGTTGGAATTTGCTGAAGAATGTTATGCTTCAAATTCTGATTTCTTAAGTAATTTAATGTTAAAAATTAAAACCAGCAAGATTAGCATTCATCAaccttttttatcaaaatatcttGAAGTAATCAAATGAAAAGAAACAAAACACCAACCTTCTGCTCCTGTCCCTAGATCTTGACGAAGAACGAGATGAATTCGATGAATAAGAAGATGACGAACTAGATCGATGTCTTCCACGATATGATGCACGCTGTCTGTTTTTTGATTTCCTCTCTTCTAATGATGGTGCAGGTGAAGGTAACCTCTCGTCTTTTCTGAAGTTTGAtaattgaaaatgtattttacGGGCTGTGGAATCATTGTTTAGCATGTTCTTATTAGAGTCCgagtcatattttcaaacttcCTGGTATCAGGAGCTAGAATTGTCAACTTTCAATGGTGATAAAATTAGGCCAAAACTACCAGTAATCAAATCTGATTGCTATAGTAAGAAATTGATCTACCTGTCTTCCCCAGCAAGAAGAGTAGATAATCTTTCACTtgttatgtttttctttttaaagAAATCAGTAACAGCGTCATCAGATAATTTGCAACACTCTAAATAAGAAAAGTAAGATATCGAGTTATGGcaacataatatatatcataaatcaGTGGCTAAATTTGTGCTAAGTTGTTATATTATTCTCTACAATTACTATTGCTAATTAAAATGGAGTAATCTATGAATGCTCTAGTGAAATATTTTCAGCTGGGTAAAATAGGCACAAGTGAAGAATCAActgaatacaaaatgaaatctGCCTTTTCTGCCACGTCACATGAACTAATCATATGTGACATAAATCATAATCAACCAAAGCCATTAAATCATAATGTGTATAGTATGCTGTAAATCGTGGTAAAAAAGGTAAAAATACTACAGAACCACCAACTTACTTCCTTTGGGTTCGGGAGGCTGAGAAGGGAAATCTGAAACAAGAAGACAAAgaataattataaaaagaattatttatttattttatttacttgtaTCTAAGCTAAGGATagccaaaacaaaaaaatctgcCATCCtggatatattttaaatactttagaATATGTAACATTGAATATATTCTATGCATATAACCTAGTAATTCGAGAGTAACAAAAATTTTCGTTAACATAAGACCAATGAGGCAAAAAAACTATTTTGCTGGTTCAGAGGCATGAAAAAAACAAGCACAGCTATATTTAGTAGTTCGGAATGACTCTGCCCCCTTTTCCCCCTGTCTTAGTATATGAAACATATTCCGAGTAACAAATGTCATCAGGTAATACTTTTAGATTCTGAGATTCCATTCGACATATTTTTACAGATATTGAGCACTAGATTAAAAAATCCATTTCATATAAAGATTTCACTTACTTTCTTCTGGCAGTGGAGGAGGACTATCAGCATCCGGTAGTGGGGGCATGTTAACTGGCATAGGAAGTGGGGGATGCGACATTGGATATCGCATATTCATTGGATGCATGGCAGGCGTGTTGTTATATGAGAATGGTGGGAATGGGTAACCTCTTGGAGGACGCATCCCCATTGACATTTGGTAAGGGTAAGATGGGGTTGGGAAAGACATTCTTGCCTGTTGAGATGTTGTAGGAAATACAGCCTGATTTGGAGACATTGCactgtttttttgaaaatcgTTTTCAGGTTCTGGAACGTCACTTGTAGTTGTAGTTTCTTCATTCGTAACATCAGCTGAAATACTTTCTGGTTCCTGTGATTTGGTATTATCTGTCATCTGTGGTTGCGTAATATCATCATTATTTGGTTTGTTATTATCAGTTTTGGGTTCATTTTCCTTTTCACGATGTTTTCTCAAACTTCTAGCAATCATTTCAAATGAAGTCAACgaaatttcttcttttttcttttcccttttcttctttttatgtTTACGTTGtttctttttgatattattttcttGTTGATTGTCATCAatactttcattttttagtttttcattgttatttttatccTCTGTCAGCGGTGGCTGTGCAGGAAGTTTGATGTTAATTTTTATCGTCTTCTTAGTAGATTGTAAATTAGCAGGAGTCCAGTCTTCTTCGCTTTCACTAGATTCAGTATCCTCCCTGGCGAGATCATATTGTTGAGCACGAAAAGATGGCAGGTTTTTTACTTCTTTTTTGGTCTGTAAATCTTGATGCATTTGTGCGTTATTATTCCTGTTATTTATCTGATCATcagtattttctttttttaaattatccaATATCTTTGTTTCCACTGAGTTACTCTTATCATTGAGTTTAGTGATATTATCTTCGGGCCAAATGCTGTCTAAATCTGCGTCAAAGTGTTGTTCTTCACTTTTCTCAATCTTAACTTCTGTAGAAGGTTCCATCTTAATCACTTTTGGCTTTGGTGTGAACTTTGGCATTTTTCCAAAACCAACAGTTACTTTGTTTTCCATCTGTCCATGAACATCTGAACTTGacaaattattttctatttcttcCGGTTCCGTCTTTATGTTTATGCTTTCCCCTTTTTGTCGTTTCTTAAATTCTAACAATGACTTTGCccttttttcaaaaacatttacAGATGCTTTACCATTTGTTGAAATAGTCTTATCAATACCAGAAGACAACATTTTATCGATCTCATCTTCTTGAAATCCATTATCCAAGGTTTCTACAAAGAAATTAGTCATTTTAATCATCAAAAAGTTAATAAATTCAGTTGGACCAGGGACTCGAGGGACTATAAAATCGAATGAATATAATAGTAACACAATAAATGGAGTAGTAAGTAATGAAACAAGTCATTCCATAGTTGCATGGCCAACTTTTGGCATAGGCTTCTGAAAAATATAAGTTGAGAATTGAAACACGAAGTAACAAATAGGAAAACGATCAAAGACATCTATGTCTGGCACACAAGCAAAATACCTAAGTATTACAGAATCCTGGTGGGAAATAATCAGATGAAAATGAATATTACTgcaatgagaaaaaaattcagTAATTCATGTTGTTCACCTTGGATAGAATCGAATTGAATATCATTTTGATTTTCAGCTTTCATTTCAATACTTTTCTTTCCATTGTGCTTTGTATTCTTCATAGCTTTGTTTGGTTTCTGTGTTAAAACAAATTCCACATTGAATGTTATCTTcatgaaacaaaaaatgaacaaaCATGATAAAAAACATTTTGGTAACTGTTTGGACAAATCAGAGTAAATTTTAAATGCCCTCAGCAGAACTgaacatgaaaatttatttataatatttttattatttattagtatttttgtaaatgaaCTAAATCCCAAATAGTTGTGGAAAAAACtagtttaaaagttttttttgttgcCGCCAACTCCTCCAGAAATATTCATTATCCATTACATTTACCATGGAATTTTTGATTGGAGATTTCTCTTCTACATTGTCTTCTTCTTCTTCCCCAAATTCTAACGGAGGTTGCCACAACAACTGTTCTGCCTTCAATTTCTtctgtttttttactttttcagcTTTACGTACACTTGCAGCCGTCATAACAGCCTTAGGTTTATCTTCtttctaaaaaatgaaaatcattttcTAAACTTGTAAAGTTTGTTATTTGTGAGTAGTAACCCATATTTAACTTATTATTAAAGCTAGTGGTTAGAGCGCTGGACCTAACAATGTCAACATAACAGATTAAATAAATATCCAGAGTTCAATCCTCATGCCCACCACCTGGTTGCGTGTATCAGGCGTTGGTAGGCAAAGCCGAAACAGAAAGTGTGTCTCACCAATACTAACTAGCAACTCCTCATTTATCAAGGACTGCTTTTACAAAGCCTTGTTCAGCCCTGAGTTTTGTCTGAAAGTACACtactcagaaaaaaaaaattaaaaaacacaatttatgttataaataaatttggaatatattgaaaaatcagGCATTATACCGATTATTATACCAAACAATTGATATTCAATTTaagataattttgtttattcctATGCAGCATTCATACTTAACAATAACACTGTCGTAGATATGCAACATACTACTCATATAGCTATAAAAGCAATACCAACCTTTGATTTGTTCATTTTATTCTTTAATCTACTTTTTTCAGAATAGGGATCATATTCAGCAGATGATGAATTGTTCTGAACTTTTCCTGTTAAATATAATACTTGTGAATTGTGATTACTTATTAAGCATGTTACTCAGCAAGAATTCTATAGTTACAAAATACATAAAACCCGGTAAAaaagaaaatgacaaaaataatatgAGGATACTTAATctacaaccaaactgaaatagACCATGGTATAATTGTTCAAAGCCAAAGCCTCGGccaaaaatataagtttaacaATGAAACCTTCAAATTACAGACTATATCTACAATAAactatttttaacttttg containing:
- the LOC120341927 gene encoding uncharacterized protein LOC120341927, with amino-acid sequence MAGKTGSTSAKDTEAVGDLYKFLAFIAIGFGLTLYLQVLRNRQYWIIMETVLGVLSLLMIPFAGTTISFYVNYDVDSLSIFLLRIMLLAKVSQTAALFLTRRSRDPTVAIAISTTNILSRAALLMCTLYGLYYTKNVSKFALKCDLVTVSLLIIGDLFQLSKLSTREGSLTVGDPTSLHLSIDGLLTFILGTWVFGFPKMFLSIVNPSIAIREGHVGTTQVFGSFVCGLSVLSFAALCFKNNDDAISVLKSKLLLYAPVILLAAVNYVLDSQYQHPGHTIPVIGGMGVLCLNAGYAVWDYEKEKLY